In Salinibacterium sp. NK8237, the following proteins share a genomic window:
- a CDS encoding RNA methyltransferase, translating to MPVIPVSELSDPRLADYSHQTDVALRKAQGTEHGLYLAESTLVLQRALRSGHRVRSVLALGTSVDEIVELVGDDVPIFTGDGSLLADLTGYVLHRGVIASMHRPPLPTPEALLADARRIVILENVVDPTNVGAIFRSVAGIGADAVLVTEQCSDPFYRRAIRVSMGTVLQVPWTRIGNWTDTRELLTASGFQIAALALEDGAVSLRDYAADAPEKVALVLGTEGHGLTREAIDAADSIVQIPMRHGIDSLNVAATAAVAMFALAVE from the coding sequence GTGCCGGTCATCCCTGTCTCCGAGCTCAGCGATCCGCGCCTCGCAGACTATTCTCACCAGACCGATGTGGCGCTGCGCAAAGCTCAAGGCACTGAACACGGCCTCTATCTCGCCGAATCGACGCTCGTGTTGCAGCGGGCGCTGCGCTCGGGTCATCGCGTGCGCTCGGTGCTCGCGCTTGGAACCTCGGTTGACGAAATCGTCGAGCTTGTGGGCGACGACGTTCCCATCTTCACCGGCGACGGGTCTCTGCTCGCGGACCTCACCGGCTACGTGCTGCACCGCGGCGTCATCGCGTCGATGCACCGCCCGCCACTGCCGACGCCCGAAGCCCTGTTGGCGGATGCCCGTCGTATCGTCATCCTCGAAAACGTCGTTGACCCCACCAACGTCGGCGCCATCTTCCGCTCGGTCGCCGGCATCGGGGCGGACGCCGTGCTCGTCACCGAGCAGTGCTCCGACCCGTTCTACCGCCGCGCGATCCGAGTATCGATGGGAACCGTGCTGCAAGTGCCGTGGACTCGCATCGGCAACTGGACAGACACTCGTGAACTGCTCACGGCATCCGGCTTTCAGATCGCGGCGCTAGCCCTCGAGGATGGTGCGGTGTCGCTGCGCGATTATGCGGCGGATGCTCCCGAGAAGGTTGCGCTCGTGCTCGGCACTGAGGGCCACGGTCTCACCCGCGAGGCAATCGACGCTGCCGATTCGATCGTGCAGATTCCGATGCGTCACGGCATCGACTCGCTCAACGTTGCGGCGACCGCGGCGGTCGCGATGTTCGCGCTCGCGGTCGAGTAG
- a CDS encoding D-alanyl-D-alanine carboxypeptidase yields MTDSASSEPKAPGGIRAFITEHPTASTVTVAVVVFVLLAVVAVFAGISVGSANSAVDVTPDEVTVEQRSQPDATPEAVAVRTCSVDSLATVSAFPSLVGVVTDASSGEVLWDRDADTAASPAHIVTALTGAAALQALGADTRISTTVVDGSSPGVIVLVGGGDPTLATTNASFYRDAPQISDLASEAMARYEELHPGVPITEIVLDSTLWNTSDAWDSNWPERERTGGYHSYVPALMINGDRADPTIAISPRGTTPVQSAGEAFAQAAGLPGVTFSAGAAVGDTVLAEVKSQPVSVLVEQMLISGDDSLAESLARLVSKEQGLSGAASTLNQAFQSVLADAGLADTGGITITDGSGLSPVNQISPLTVAQFMALGAAGDGAIGTAFSMLPVGGESGDLYNRFEGDAAAASGHVVAKSGWTNQEHSLAGIVNAKDGTELAFAFYAIGDGISTDARTALDNLVAGVYACGSNLSDY; encoded by the coding sequence GTGACTGATTCAGCCAGTAGTGAGCCGAAAGCGCCGGGAGGAATACGCGCGTTTATAACTGAGCACCCCACCGCATCCACGGTGACGGTTGCAGTGGTTGTATTCGTACTACTCGCAGTAGTAGCCGTATTCGCCGGAATTTCGGTTGGCTCCGCTAACTCGGCAGTTGATGTCACCCCAGACGAAGTCACTGTTGAGCAGCGGAGCCAACCGGATGCTACACCCGAAGCGGTTGCCGTGCGCACGTGTTCGGTAGATTCGCTTGCCACTGTTTCGGCGTTCCCCTCGCTCGTTGGTGTGGTGACGGATGCGTCCAGCGGTGAGGTTCTCTGGGATCGCGATGCAGATACTGCCGCTAGCCCCGCGCACATCGTCACAGCGTTGACCGGCGCGGCGGCCCTGCAGGCTCTTGGCGCAGACACCCGCATTAGTACGACCGTCGTCGACGGTTCGTCACCTGGTGTGATTGTGCTGGTGGGCGGCGGTGATCCGACGCTCGCTACGACGAATGCGTCGTTCTACCGTGATGCGCCCCAGATCTCAGATCTGGCCTCAGAAGCGATGGCGCGCTATGAAGAACTTCATCCCGGTGTGCCCATCACTGAGATCGTGCTCGACTCCACACTGTGGAACACGAGCGATGCGTGGGATTCGAATTGGCCTGAGCGGGAGCGCACGGGTGGCTACCATTCGTATGTCCCTGCGCTCATGATCAATGGTGACCGAGCTGATCCAACTATCGCCATCAGTCCTCGCGGTACTACCCCGGTGCAGTCGGCCGGAGAAGCCTTTGCGCAGGCTGCTGGATTGCCCGGCGTCACGTTCTCCGCCGGTGCAGCCGTTGGCGACACGGTGCTTGCTGAAGTGAAATCGCAACCGGTGAGCGTGCTCGTGGAACAGATGCTGATCAGCGGCGATGACTCCTTGGCGGAATCACTGGCTCGGCTCGTCTCCAAGGAGCAGGGGCTCAGCGGCGCTGCGAGCACTCTGAACCAGGCCTTTCAAAGCGTGTTGGCGGATGCCGGGCTTGCCGATACTGGCGGCATCACCATCACCGATGGTTCAGGCTTGAGCCCCGTCAACCAAATCTCACCGCTAACTGTTGCGCAATTCATGGCGCTGGGCGCCGCGGGTGACGGCGCGATCGGTACAGCGTTCTCGATGCTTCCGGTCGGGGGCGAAAGCGGCGACCTTTATAACCGGTTTGAGGGGGATGCCGCTGCGGCATCCGGTCATGTTGTAGCCAAGTCGGGCTGGACAAACCAAGAGCACTCGCTAGCAGGAATTGTGAATGCCAAGGACGGCACCGAGTTGGCGTTTGCGTTCTATGCGATCGGCGACGGTATCTCCACTGATGCGCGCACGGCGCTCGATAACCTTGTCGCTGGCGTCTACGCCTGCGGAAGCAATCTTTCTGACTACTAA
- the ribH gene encoding 6,7-dimethyl-8-ribityllumazine synthase — MSGAGSPEIVTDATGLKVTIIAGQWHEVITNGLLAGAHRALAAANAEVTEVRVPGSFELPVASKAALDAGADAVVALGVIIRGGTPHFEYVSDAATSGLTQVSILTGKPVGFGVLTLDDEQQGLDRAGLEGSKEDKGEEAANAAIATAVLLRQIRGE; from the coding sequence ATGAGTGGCGCAGGATCCCCCGAAATCGTTACCGACGCAACCGGCCTCAAGGTCACGATCATCGCTGGTCAGTGGCATGAAGTCATCACCAATGGGCTTCTCGCCGGCGCCCACCGCGCCCTCGCCGCGGCGAATGCCGAGGTGACTGAGGTGCGGGTTCCCGGCAGCTTCGAGTTGCCCGTCGCGAGCAAGGCAGCGCTGGATGCTGGGGCGGATGCCGTTGTTGCTCTCGGCGTCATCATCCGTGGGGGTACACCCCACTTTGAATACGTGTCGGATGCCGCCACCAGCGGCCTCACGCAGGTATCGATCCTGACCGGCAAACCGGTGGGCTTTGGCGTGCTCACGCTCGACGACGAACAGCAGGGCCTCGACCGTGCTGGGCTTGAGGGCTCGAAAGAGGACAAGGGCGAAGAAGCTGCCAACGCTGCCATCGCGACCGCGGTGTTGTTGCGTCAGATTCGCGGCGAGTAG
- the ribD gene encoding bifunctional diaminohydroxyphosphoribosylaminopyrimidine deaminase/5-amino-6-(5-phosphoribosylamino)uracil reductase RibD, with the protein MITPEQQAQLEKLMRHALSLAGHGPITGGNPQVGCVLVDATGQIVAEGWHHGAGTPHAEVDALAKLGAGDVDASELGGSATGTGVRHVAAGLTAVVTLEPCNHHGRTGPCAQALLDAGVSRVVYAVPDPGPDSGGGAERLRDGGVEVIAGIARAEAEEFLHSWLTATRLQRPHVTVKWASTLDGRAAAADGTSQWITGTAARQHVHEQRARADAIVVGTGTVLADDPSLTARGDAGELLEWQPQPVVLGRREIPADAQLRQHPEKLRQIDGSDLDAALSELFEAGIRRVFVEGGPTIASAFIAAGLADELLIYLAPKLLGGPQVALGELGVSTMAEAKDLSITELRPLGNDVLIVARPATETRA; encoded by the coding sequence ATGATCACACCAGAACAGCAGGCACAGCTGGAGAAGCTGATGCGCCATGCGCTGTCGCTGGCGGGCCACGGCCCCATCACCGGCGGCAACCCTCAAGTGGGTTGCGTGCTCGTGGATGCCACCGGCCAGATTGTGGCCGAAGGCTGGCACCACGGCGCTGGCACTCCACACGCCGAAGTGGATGCCCTCGCCAAACTCGGTGCCGGCGACGTTGATGCCAGTGAACTTGGTGGCAGCGCTACGGGCACCGGCGTGCGCCACGTCGCTGCGGGCCTCACCGCCGTCGTCACCCTTGAGCCCTGCAACCACCACGGCCGCACCGGCCCGTGCGCTCAAGCCCTGCTCGATGCTGGCGTGAGCCGCGTTGTGTACGCGGTGCCTGATCCTGGGCCCGACTCCGGCGGCGGCGCTGAACGCCTCCGCGATGGTGGCGTCGAAGTGATCGCTGGCATCGCTCGGGCCGAGGCCGAAGAGTTTTTGCACTCGTGGCTCACGGCCACGCGACTGCAGCGTCCGCACGTCACCGTGAAGTGGGCATCCACCCTCGATGGTCGCGCTGCCGCCGCCGATGGCACGAGCCAGTGGATCACCGGCACCGCCGCCCGCCAGCACGTGCACGAGCAACGAGCGCGCGCCGATGCGATCGTCGTGGGCACGGGCACAGTGCTCGCCGATGACCCGAGCCTGACCGCGCGGGGCGACGCCGGTGAACTGCTCGAGTGGCAGCCGCAGCCGGTGGTGCTCGGTCGGCGCGAGATTCCGGCGGACGCGCAACTGCGCCAGCACCCCGAGAAACTGCGTCAGATTGACGGCAGCGACCTCGACGCGGCACTGAGCGAACTGTTTGAGGCGGGCATCCGTCGCGTCTTCGTTGAAGGTGGCCCGACTATCGCGAGCGCCTTCATCGCTGCGGGGCTTGCGGATGAACTACTCATCTACCTCGCCCCGAAACTGTTGGGCGGCCCCCAAGTGGCGCTCGGCGAGCTCGGGGTATCGACCATGGCTGAGGCGAAAGACCTCAGCATCACTGAACTTCGCCCGCTGGGCAACGACGTGCTGATTGTTGCCCGCCCGGCGACAGAAACGAGAGCGTAA
- a CDS encoding DUF202 domain-containing protein, which produces MTRAFDRPFDAGLQAERTALAWQRTVLSFAIAALVSARLLLNTVSIGSYAVAALGLIMTAVLFWVGHRRYRAVHTTLVQASTDRVRLTSAAPLFLWALAVFVLAVVGAVFAALGIVATLQS; this is translated from the coding sequence GTGACGCGCGCCTTCGACCGCCCCTTCGATGCCGGCCTGCAAGCGGAACGCACCGCTCTCGCCTGGCAGCGCACCGTGCTGTCGTTTGCCATTGCCGCGCTGGTCTCTGCCCGGCTCCTGCTTAACACCGTCAGCATCGGCAGCTACGCCGTTGCCGCACTCGGACTCATCATGACCGCCGTGCTGTTCTGGGTCGGGCACCGCAGATACCGCGCCGTGCATACAACGTTGGTTCAAGCATCCACCGACCGCGTCCGCCTAACCAGCGCAGCCCCACTGTTCTTGTGGGCGCTTGCCGTATTTGTGCTCGCCGTCGTCGGTGCGGTGTTCGCTGCGCTCGGGATCGTCGCGACACTGCAGTCGTAA
- a CDS encoding riboflavin synthase yields MFTGIIEELGDVVEFAATDDGARLTVRAPNAVSDAGHGDSISVSGVCLTVVDQGPDWFTADVMGVTLDMSTLGSLAAGARVNIERAMQVGDRLGGHIVQGHIDGTSTVLSVTDEGSWNILRFSLTEELAPLVARKGSIAVHGVSLTVSAVGRDWFEVSLIPETLTATTLGALAVGDSVNIETDILARHVARMAEFTDAPSRHERSES; encoded by the coding sequence ATGTTTACCGGAATCATTGAAGAGCTCGGCGACGTCGTCGAGTTTGCGGCGACCGACGATGGCGCGCGACTGACCGTTCGCGCCCCGAATGCGGTGTCGGATGCCGGCCACGGCGACTCGATCAGCGTCAGCGGCGTGTGTCTCACCGTTGTCGATCAGGGCCCGGACTGGTTCACGGCCGACGTCATGGGCGTCACTCTCGACATGAGCACGCTCGGTTCGCTTGCCGCTGGCGCCCGCGTGAATATCGAACGCGCCATGCAGGTCGGCGATCGCCTCGGCGGCCACATCGTGCAGGGCCACATCGATGGCACGAGCACCGTGCTGAGCGTCACCGATGAGGGCAGCTGGAACATCCTGCGCTTCAGCCTCACCGAAGAACTCGCCCCGCTCGTCGCCCGCAAGGGTTCGATTGCGGTGCACGGCGTCTCGCTCACGGTGAGTGCTGTGGGCCGCGACTGGTTTGAGGTCTCGCTGATTCCCGAAACCCTCACCGCTACAACGTTGGGAGCGCTCGCTGTGGGCGACTCCGTCAACATCGAAACCGACATTCTGGCGCGCCACGTGGCCCGGATGGCCGAGTTCACCGACGCACCCTCGCGTCACGAAAGGAGCGAGTCATGA
- a CDS encoding HAD family hydrolase, whose protein sequence is MTFTVALFDLDDTLFAHRASVDLGIRNHRRSLGAAFAAGPTSDGSTVWPDDAAESVRWTALEEHHYHRYLGGELTFEGQRQARARGFVEPYGVTLTDAESSLWFDTYFEAYRDAWHLHDDALACLDALEARSPATRLGIITNGELDFQTRKVETVGLTHRIEHLVASGEFGHTKPDPRIFHHTCELFGVDPATAVYIGDRLATDALGAANAGLTGVWLDRERSATTDQLDEARAAGVSVIHSLDELAPLLD, encoded by the coding sequence ATGACATTCACCGTCGCCCTCTTTGACCTTGACGACACCCTGTTTGCCCACCGGGCATCCGTCGACCTTGGCATTCGCAACCACCGGCGATCGCTCGGCGCTGCGTTCGCTGCGGGGCCGACCAGCGACGGCAGCACCGTGTGGCCCGACGACGCGGCGGAGAGTGTGCGCTGGACCGCGCTAGAAGAGCACCACTACCACCGCTACCTCGGCGGCGAACTGACCTTCGAAGGGCAACGGCAAGCTCGCGCCCGCGGCTTCGTCGAGCCCTACGGCGTGACCCTCACCGACGCCGAATCCAGCCTGTGGTTCGATACCTACTTCGAGGCCTACCGCGACGCCTGGCACCTGCATGACGACGCCCTGGCTTGTCTCGACGCGCTCGAGGCCCGCTCCCCCGCCACCCGCCTCGGCATCATCACCAACGGCGAACTCGACTTTCAGACGCGCAAGGTCGAGACAGTCGGCCTCACCCACCGAATCGAGCACCTCGTCGCGAGCGGCGAATTCGGACACACCAAACCCGACCCGCGCATCTTTCACCACACCTGCGAGCTCTTCGGCGTCGACCCCGCCACCGCGGTCTACATCGGCGACCGTTTAGCGACGGATGCGCTGGGAGCTGCGAATGCCGGGCTCACCGGGGTGTGGCTCGACCGCGAGCGCAGCGCAACCACCGACCAGCTTGACGAAGCTCGGGCGGCCGGCGTCAGCGTCATCCACTCGCTTGATGAATTGGCGCCGCTGCTCGACTGA
- a CDS encoding ABC transporter ATP-binding protein, producing MSSTSHTSAPRRGRSGSRDNPDDGPRAKFSELLPYLFEHRKVMIFVIILSILGAGASLAQPLLVSQVITIVEADESLGTLVWLLIGLVVISGLISGYQHYLLQRTGEGVVLSSRRRLVSRMLNLPISEFDRRRTGDLVSRVGSDTTLLRAVLTQGLVEAIGGSITFIGALIAMLIIDPVLLGLTVLVIAIAVVTVTTLSKRIRVASQRAQRKVGDLAAAVERAISAVRTLRASNATEREIEAVNEDALGAWKMGISVAKISALVVPIAGIALQVSFLVVLGVGGYRVASGAIEIADLVAFILFLFLMIMPLGQAFGAVTAVNQALGALGRIQEIIKLPSELESDADVVAVASIESDAAITFDNVEFSYPRDSVLVKVETELAELKHGGAEAAADEIDLTVLRGVSFTVKRGERTAIVGPSGAGKSTILALIERFYDPTAGVLRLGGDDLRALNREALRAQIGYVEQDAPVLAGTLRQNLLIGAPNATDEECIAVLASVNLTGVLDRNPAGLDAAVGEDGVMLSGGERQRLAIARTLLAAPPILLLDESTSSLDGLNEQMLREAIDAVAENRTLIVIAHRLSTVVDSDQIVVLDKGKVVGVGTHSELVKSTPLYKDLAKHQLLV from the coding sequence ATGAGCTCGACTTCACACACCTCTGCACCTCGTCGCGGACGTTCTGGATCCCGCGACAACCCCGACGACGGCCCTCGCGCCAAGTTCAGCGAGCTGCTCCCTTACCTCTTCGAGCACCGCAAGGTCATGATCTTCGTGATCATCCTGAGCATCCTCGGCGCTGGCGCTTCTCTCGCCCAGCCGCTGCTCGTCAGCCAAGTCATTACGATCGTTGAGGCCGACGAATCGCTCGGCACTCTCGTGTGGCTGCTCATCGGCCTCGTCGTCATCTCAGGACTCATCAGCGGCTACCAGCACTACCTTCTGCAGCGCACCGGTGAAGGCGTCGTGCTCTCCAGCCGTCGTCGCTTGGTGAGCCGGATGCTCAACCTCCCCATCTCGGAGTTCGATCGTCGCCGCACCGGCGACCTCGTCTCCCGCGTCGGCAGCGACACGACCTTGCTGCGCGCTGTGCTCACGCAGGGACTCGTCGAAGCCATCGGTGGCTCGATCACCTTCATCGGTGCACTCATCGCGATGCTCATCATCGACCCCGTGCTGCTCGGCCTCACCGTGCTCGTGATCGCCATCGCCGTCGTCACGGTTACCACGCTCTCGAAGCGCATCCGGGTGGCCAGCCAGCGCGCTCAGCGCAAGGTCGGCGACTTGGCCGCAGCCGTGGAGCGCGCGATCTCCGCCGTGCGTACCCTGCGAGCATCCAACGCCACGGAGCGTGAAATCGAGGCCGTGAACGAAGATGCTCTCGGCGCCTGGAAGATGGGCATCAGCGTCGCCAAGATCTCAGCACTCGTCGTTCCGATTGCCGGAATCGCGCTGCAGGTATCGTTCCTCGTCGTGCTCGGTGTGGGTGGTTACCGCGTCGCCAGTGGCGCCATCGAGATCGCCGACCTTGTCGCGTTCATCCTCTTCCTGTTCCTCATGATCATGCCGCTCGGGCAAGCCTTCGGCGCCGTCACCGCGGTCAACCAGGCACTCGGTGCGCTCGGCCGCATCCAAGAAATCATCAAACTGCCCAGCGAGCTCGAATCTGACGCTGACGTGGTTGCTGTCGCCAGCATCGAATCGGATGCCGCCATCACGTTCGACAACGTCGAATTCTCGTACCCCCGCGACTCCGTTCTCGTAAAGGTCGAAACTGAACTGGCCGAGCTCAAGCACGGCGGTGCAGAGGCTGCCGCCGACGAAATCGACCTCACCGTGCTGCGCGGCGTCAGCTTCACGGTGAAGCGCGGCGAACGCACCGCCATCGTGGGCCCCTCGGGCGCTGGTAAGAGCACCATCCTTGCCCTCATCGAACGCTTCTATGACCCGACGGCGGGCGTGCTGCGCTTGGGCGGCGATGACCTTCGCGCTCTCAATCGTGAAGCGCTCCGCGCCCAGATCGGTTACGTCGAGCAAGACGCTCCCGTGCTCGCCGGCACGCTGCGCCAGAACCTTCTCATCGGCGCCCCCAACGCAACCGACGAGGAATGCATCGCGGTGCTCGCGTCGGTAAACCTCACGGGTGTGCTCGACCGAAACCCTGCTGGTTTGGATGCCGCTGTCGGCGAAGACGGCGTGATGCTTTCCGGTGGAGAGCGTCAGCGTCTCGCAATCGCCCGCACGCTGCTCGCGGCTCCCCCGATTCTGCTGCTCGACGAATCGACCTCCAGCTTGGACGGCCTCAACGAGCAAATGCTCCGCGAAGCCATCGATGCTGTGGCCGAGAACCGCACGCTAATCGTGATCGCGCACCGTCTCTCGACCGTCGTCGACTCCGACCAGATCGTCGTGCTCGACAAGGGCAAGGTCGTGGGCGTCGGAACCCACTCTGAGCTCGTGAAGTCGACCCCGCTCTACAAGGACCTCGCCAAGCACCAGCTGCTCGTCTAG
- a CDS encoding isochorismatase family protein yields MVAALFIIDVQNDFTEGGALGVDGGAAVAAGITDYLRANPDRYDVVIASRDWHDADNDNGGHFASDAEPNFVDTWPVHCVAGTPGAEYHPALDTSLVGIHVRKGQGVPAYSIFEGTTDDDETVPALLERLSVDTIDVVGIATDYCVLASALDAAGSGRDVSVLTGLVAGVAPESSAAALATMAESGISLVSREG; encoded by the coding sequence GTGGTTGCTGCACTCTTCATCATCGATGTCCAGAACGATTTCACCGAAGGTGGCGCTTTAGGCGTCGATGGCGGTGCCGCGGTTGCGGCCGGAATCACCGACTATCTGCGGGCGAATCCTGACCGCTATGACGTCGTGATCGCTTCCCGTGACTGGCACGATGCTGACAACGACAACGGTGGCCACTTTGCTTCGGATGCCGAACCAAACTTTGTGGACACTTGGCCGGTTCACTGTGTTGCTGGCACTCCCGGCGCGGAGTACCACCCCGCTCTCGACACGTCTCTCGTGGGGATTCACGTGCGTAAGGGGCAGGGTGTTCCGGCGTACTCAATTTTTGAGGGCACGACCGACGACGACGAAACGGTGCCAGCCTTGCTGGAACGTCTCAGCGTCGACACGATCGATGTGGTCGGCATCGCGACCGATTACTGCGTGCTTGCTTCAGCGTTGGATGCTGCGGGCAGTGGCCGTGACGTCTCGGTGCTGACAGGGCTGGTTGCCGGTGTCGCGCCCGAGTCGAGCGCTGCGGCTCTCGCCACAATGGCGGAGTCGGGCATTTCTCTCGTCTCTCGCGAAGGCTGA
- a CDS encoding YidH family protein, translated as MTEPVQPPPRRFPRRVYGVGTEPDARFSLANERTFLAWIRTALALIAAGVALEAFVLPIAPGFRLGASVLLILLGVLAPMQAWFGWMKAEQSLRLGRPLPSPNLAGPIGGGVVVAGLLLAIGILLQ; from the coding sequence GTGACCGAACCAGTACAGCCGCCTCCTCGCCGCTTTCCGCGCCGTGTCTACGGCGTCGGCACTGAGCCGGATGCCCGTTTCAGTCTGGCGAACGAGCGCACGTTCTTGGCGTGGATCCGCACCGCCCTCGCGCTGATCGCCGCGGGTGTCGCGCTGGAGGCATTCGTGTTGCCGATCGCTCCCGGATTCCGACTGGGAGCATCCGTACTGCTGATTCTGCTGGGCGTGCTCGCCCCGATGCAGGCGTGGTTCGGCTGGATGAAGGCCGAGCAGTCGCTGCGTCTCGGTCGCCCGCTGCCCTCCCCTAACCTTGCAGGCCCCATCGGTGGCGGCGTTGTCGTCGCCGGGCTGCTGCTCGCGATCGGTATCCTGCTCCAGTGA
- a CDS encoding alpha/beta hydrolase codes for MEHLRDVILVHGLWHQPAHLSLLTYELRERGIRVTSPLLHRGSLAADTAAVQEAVDACASAPVVVGHSYGGSVITGLRGVHHLVFVAAFVPDAGESSASLGGPEPLIAPALITDTNGSTRIDPEQAREYLYEDCSEELSLWATSLLRSQAPGHGRGVPGHIGWHSTRSTYVVCTRDRALDPELQREMSRRCDYAVELATSHSPFISEPKTIATLLASAISS; via the coding sequence ATGGAACACCTTCGGGATGTCATTCTTGTGCACGGCCTGTGGCACCAGCCGGCGCACTTGTCGCTCCTCACCTACGAACTTCGGGAACGCGGCATCCGGGTCACTTCACCCCTGTTGCACCGAGGCTCGCTGGCTGCCGACACTGCTGCCGTCCAAGAAGCCGTCGATGCCTGTGCGAGTGCCCCCGTGGTCGTTGGGCACTCCTACGGCGGGTCGGTGATCACCGGGTTGCGGGGCGTTCATCACCTCGTCTTCGTGGCGGCGTTCGTGCCAGACGCGGGAGAGAGCAGCGCTTCGCTCGGTGGCCCCGAGCCGCTGATCGCCCCCGCTCTCATCACTGATACCAATGGCTCGACCAGAATCGATCCAGAGCAGGCACGCGAGTATCTCTATGAAGATTGCTCCGAAGAACTCAGTCTGTGGGCGACGTCGTTGCTGCGTTCTCAGGCTCCGGGGCACGGTCGCGGAGTGCCCGGTCACATTGGCTGGCATTCCACTCGCTCGACCTATGTCGTCTGCACCCGAGACCGCGCCCTTGACCCGGAACTCCAACGGGAGATGTCTCGTCGCTGCGACTATGCCGTCGAGCTTGCCACGAGCCACTCGCCGTTCATTAGCGAGCCAAAGACGATCGCCACACTCCTAGCTTCTGCAATTTCAAGCTGA
- the ribB gene encoding 3,4-dihydroxy-2-butanone-4-phosphate synthase translates to MSLASIPDAVEALRAGRPVIVADDEGRENEGDVIISAELASQEWIAWMVRHSSGFICAPMTNEIADALALPPMVAHNEDPRGTAYTVSVDAANRLSTGISASDRAHTLRVLADPLSMPASLHRPGHILPLRAVDGGVRERDGHTEASVDLMKLAGLRPVAAISEIVLDSGEMMRLPELIEFGAREDVLVITILDLMHWLEENRCDTIPAPIEPIPEMSRVTFEVETTIPTVHGSFTVRAYRDNSTGADHVAFIAPGTLDRIGDEPTLVRVHSECLTGEAFGSLKCECGPQLDASLDTVQREGGAVIYLRGHEGRGIGLINKLRAYRLQEDGLDTLDANLALGLPADSRDYGAAVGILKDLGISSVRLLSNNPEKKRQLEERGVEVTELMPLVVGVGASNEGYLETKRDRMGHQLPTTAVLDEARLTAKGL, encoded by the coding sequence ATGAGTCTCGCCAGTATCCCCGATGCCGTTGAGGCACTCCGCGCCGGTCGCCCCGTCATCGTTGCCGATGATGAGGGTCGCGAGAACGAGGGCGATGTCATCATCTCCGCCGAGCTCGCCAGCCAAGAATGGATCGCCTGGATGGTGCGCCACTCCTCCGGCTTCATCTGCGCTCCCATGACGAACGAGATCGCTGACGCCCTCGCTCTGCCGCCAATGGTCGCTCACAACGAAGACCCCCGCGGCACGGCGTACACCGTCTCAGTGGATGCCGCCAACCGTCTCAGCACCGGCATCAGCGCTTCCGACCGCGCTCACACTCTGCGCGTGCTGGCCGACCCGCTCTCGATGCCGGCGAGCCTGCACCGCCCCGGCCACATCCTGCCGCTACGCGCCGTCGATGGTGGAGTGCGTGAGCGTGACGGTCACACCGAGGCATCCGTCGACCTGATGAAGCTTGCGGGCCTGCGACCGGTCGCGGCGATCTCGGAGATCGTGCTCGACTCCGGCGAGATGATGCGACTGCCGGAGCTGATCGAGTTCGGTGCGCGCGAAGACGTGCTCGTCATCACGATTCTGGACCTCATGCACTGGCTCGAAGAGAACCGCTGCGACACCATCCCGGCTCCGATCGAACCGATCCCGGAGATGAGTCGGGTGACGTTCGAGGTCGAAACCACGATCCCGACCGTGCACGGCTCGTTCACGGTGCGGGCGTACCGCGACAACTCGACCGGTGCCGACCACGTCGCGTTCATCGCGCCGGGAACCCTGGATCGAATCGGCGATGAGCCCACTCTGGTGCGCGTTCACTCCGAGTGCCTCACCGGCGAAGCATTTGGGTCCCTCAAGTGCGAATGCGGCCCCCAGTTGGATGCCTCACTTGACACCGTGCAGCGTGAGGGCGGTGCCGTAATCTACCTTCGCGGTCACGAAGGACGCGGCATCGGACTCATCAACAAGCTGCGGGCGTACCGCCTGCAAGAAGACGGGCTCGACACCCTCGACGCGAATCTGGCTCTGGGTCTACCTGCCGACTCCCGCGACTATGGGGCCGCTGTCGGCATCCTCAAAGACCTCGGCATCTCGTCGGTGCGGTTGCTCAGCAACAACCCCGAGAAGAAGCGCCAGCTCGAAGAGCGTGGCGTCGAAGTGACCGAGCTGATGCCGCTCGTTGTTGGCGTTGGCGCCAGCAACGAGGGTTACCTCGAAACGAAGCGTGACCGCATGGGTCACCAACTCCCCACCACCGCCGTGCTCGACGAAGCACGACTTACCGCGAAAGGCCTCTGA